The genomic interval TCCTGGGGTCCCGCTCATAACATCTGTCTCCCGTGATCACAGCAGTCACGGGACCGGTGTGGCAGGTCACGTCAACTTCGCCTGGGTGCGTAGCGTCCTACCCCATGAATTGACCGCGATTTGACTTAGCCGCAAGGCGTTTTGGTCGTCGCTGGCTGTCAAATGTATATTCCGGATAACGATCGGCGAAGGACGACTCAAGTGTTGCTGCAGCAATGGCGTACGGGGTTTCGTAGCCGTCTGTGCGTCGTTGCTCACTAAGGAGGACCGCTGTGTCGTCGGCGTTGAAGCCGATCCGCTACTCTGCTTCCCGGTCTGCGTGGCCCGCCGTCGTACCGGGCGGCAACCGCCGAACCCAGGTGATCGGCCATCGTGGACCCAACTTCCGGCAGAGAGAGGCGTCGCCTGAATGAACGCGACTAGCGTCGACGAGGAGTTCAACCCGTCGGTGCATGTGTACGAACCGCACAAGGTCGGCCTGCCGGCGCTGCGTCCTTACTTCAAGGCACTGTGGCAGCGCCGGGAGTTCGCGGCCGAGATGTCCCGGACGAACATCCGGGCGGCCAACACCAACACCTTCTTCGGACAGGTGTGGCTGGTTCTGAACCCGCTGCTGCTGGCCCTGGTGTACTACCTGCTGACCGACATCATCGCCGGCGGGGGCGCGAAGGTCGGTGCCGCGGAGCGGTTCGCCCACATGTGCGCCGGCCTGTTCGCCTTCTACTACTTCTCCGGTGCGATGACGGCCGGCGCGGCCAGCGTGGTCGGCGGTGGCAAGCTGCTGATGAACCAGTCGTTCCCGCGGATGCTGCTGCCGCTGTCCGCGGTTCGGACAGCGTTCTTCCGCTTCCTGCCGACGCTGGTGGTGTACCTCGGGATCCACGTGGTCATGCGTCAGAAGCTGCACTGGCAGATGTTGCTCGCGCCGGCGTTCCTGATCATGCTGACGTTCTTCGCCGCCGGCATGGGCATGATCTTCGCCGCGCTGCAGGTGTACTTCCGCGACACCACCAGCTTCCTGCCGTACTTCGTCCGGATCTGGCTCTACATGTCGCCGGTGCTGTGGTTCGCCGAGCAGGCGCCGCCGAAGTTCAAGGGCTTCATCCAGTACAACCCGCTCTACCCGCTCCTGGGCGGCTGGGCCGACCTGCTGGTCAAGGGTGCGATTCCGAAGTGGCAGATGTGGGCCGGCGGTGGGTTCTGGGCGATTCTCGCCTTCGTGGTCGGTTCGTTGTTCTTCATGTCGAGGGAGCGTGAGTTCGTTGTCCGTCTCTGAGACCGAGAAGAAGCCGATGCAGAAGAGCACGTCGAACGTTCCGGCCGTCAAGGTGCAGGACGTGTCCATCACCTACCGGACCACGTTCGAGCGGGTGCCGACCTTCA from Kribbella sp. NBC_00709 carries:
- a CDS encoding ABC transporter permease encodes the protein MNATSVDEEFNPSVHVYEPHKVGLPALRPYFKALWQRREFAAEMSRTNIRAANTNTFFGQVWLVLNPLLLALVYYLLTDIIAGGGAKVGAAERFAHMCAGLFAFYYFSGAMTAGAASVVGGGKLLMNQSFPRMLLPLSAVRTAFFRFLPTLVVYLGIHVVMRQKLHWQMLLAPAFLIMLTFFAAGMGMIFAALQVYFRDTTSFLPYFVRIWLYMSPVLWFAEQAPPKFKGFIQYNPLYPLLGGWADLLVKGAIPKWQMWAGGGFWAILAFVVGSLFFMSREREFVVRL